Proteins co-encoded in one Desulfoplanes formicivorans genomic window:
- a CDS encoding F0F1 ATP synthase subunit gamma, with the protein MASLRDIQTKISGVKKTKQITKAMNMVSSAKLRGAQQRIERFRPYADKYQEILTDLASRADASVHPLLEQREERTTVGIILVTSEKGLCGSFNASLCNAALQLAQKKSGEGKTVQFICVGKKGRDFIKKTSFEIVEAHVDAMNNFDFQLANSIGMQAIDKYVSGAFDEVHVIYGKFVNIVKQESVADQILPVEQNEVEEAAGASSEYIFEPSVEGLLAELLPRYVKVQIYRGLLDTSASEHAARMTAMDNATKNCDDLAESLTLAYNKARQAGITTELMDIVGGSEALKNA; encoded by the coding sequence ATGGCATCACTCAGGGACATCCAGACAAAGATCAGCGGGGTCAAGAAGACCAAGCAGATCACCAAGGCCATGAATATGGTTTCGTCTGCCAAATTGCGCGGTGCGCAGCAGCGCATCGAGCGGTTCCGTCCCTATGCCGATAAATATCAGGAGATTCTCACCGATCTTGCCTCCCGGGCTGATGCGAGCGTTCATCCTCTTTTGGAACAACGCGAAGAGAGGACAACGGTCGGCATCATTCTTGTCACGTCGGAAAAGGGGTTGTGCGGGAGCTTTAACGCCTCCTTGTGCAATGCAGCCCTGCAACTGGCTCAGAAAAAATCCGGCGAGGGCAAGACGGTCCAATTTATCTGCGTAGGTAAAAAAGGCAGAGACTTTATCAAGAAGACTTCCTTCGAAATTGTTGAGGCCCATGTGGACGCCATGAACAATTTCGATTTCCAGCTGGCCAACTCCATCGGGATGCAGGCCATTGACAAATACGTTTCCGGTGCCTTTGACGAAGTGCATGTGATCTATGGCAAATTCGTCAATATCGTGAAACAGGAAAGCGTGGCCGACCAGATCTTGCCGGTCGAGCAGAACGAGGTCGAGGAAGCGGCAGGTGCTTCGAGCGAGTATATCTTCGAGCCATCTGTAGAAGGCCTTCTGGCCGAACTCTTGCCGCGCTATGTCAAGGTCCAGATCTACCGAGGGCTTCTTGACACGTCAGCCAGTGAGCATGCGGCCCGCATGACCGCAATGGATAACGCCACCAAGAACTGTGACGATCTGGCTGAAAGTCTTACGTTGGCATATAATAAGGCCCGCCAGGCCGGTATCACCACAGAGTTGATGGATATCGTCGGCGGTTCTGAAGCGCTGAAAAATGCATAG
- the atpA gene encoding F0F1 ATP synthase subunit alpha: MQIRAEEISQIIEGQIKDYDKKVEMSETGVVLSVGDGIARVYGVENAMAMELLEFPGGVMGMVLNLEEDSVGVALLGEDKGIKEGDAVKRTGRIVQVPVGEAVQGRVVDALGQPIDGKGPIEAKETRLIEIKAPGIIARKSVHEPMYTGLKAIDAMTPIGRGQRELIIGDRQVGKTAVGIDAIIAQKNTDVHCFYVAIGQKKSTVAQVVDTLEKYGAMEYTTVISATASEPASLQYIAAYSGCTMAEYYRDNGKHALIVYDDLSKQAVAYRQMSLLLRRPPGREAFPGDVFYLHSRLLERAAKVNDSLGAGSMTALPIIETQAGDVSAYIPTNVISITDGQVYLEPNLFNAGVRPAINVGLSVSRVGGAAQIKAMKKVSGTLRLDLAQYRELAAFAQFGSDLDKSTKLKLTRGERLVELLKQPQYKPMPVENQVVTLYAGTKGFLDEIPVEDVQKFEAAMQEFMNTQKADLLKEIKDTQELGKETEEKLVAAIEEFKKTFKA, from the coding sequence ATGCAAATCAGAGCAGAAGAAATCAGCCAAATCATCGAAGGCCAGATCAAGGATTACGATAAAAAGGTTGAGATGAGCGAGACAGGCGTTGTCCTGTCCGTAGGTGATGGAATCGCCCGCGTCTATGGTGTTGAAAACGCCATGGCCATGGAGCTTTTGGAATTTCCCGGCGGCGTCATGGGTATGGTCCTCAACCTCGAAGAAGATAGCGTTGGTGTTGCTCTTCTCGGTGAGGACAAGGGAATCAAGGAAGGCGACGCTGTCAAGCGTACCGGCCGCATCGTCCAGGTGCCCGTTGGTGAAGCCGTTCAGGGTCGCGTGGTTGACGCCCTTGGTCAGCCCATTGACGGCAAGGGCCCCATCGAGGCCAAGGAAACCCGTCTCATCGAGATCAAGGCTCCCGGTATCATCGCCCGTAAGTCGGTACACGAACCCATGTACACCGGTCTCAAGGCCATTGACGCCATGACCCCCATTGGCCGCGGTCAGCGTGAGCTGATCATCGGCGACCGTCAGGTCGGTAAGACCGCCGTTGGTATCGACGCCATCATCGCCCAGAAGAACACTGACGTTCACTGCTTCTATGTTGCCATCGGTCAGAAGAAGTCCACGGTGGCCCAGGTTGTTGACACCCTGGAAAAGTACGGTGCCATGGAATACACCACCGTTATTTCCGCCACCGCTTCCGAGCCTGCTTCCCTGCAGTACATTGCTGCCTATTCCGGCTGTACCATGGCCGAATACTACCGCGACAACGGCAAGCACGCCCTGATCGTATACGATGACCTTTCCAAGCAGGCTGTGGCCTACCGCCAGATGTCTCTGTTGCTCCGTCGTCCTCCGGGACGTGAGGCTTTCCCCGGCGATGTTTTCTATCTCCATTCCCGGCTTTTGGAACGTGCCGCCAAGGTCAACGATTCCCTGGGTGCCGGTTCCATGACCGCCCTGCCCATCATTGAAACCCAGGCTGGTGACGTTTCCGCCTACATCCCGACCAACGTTATCTCCATCACCGATGGTCAGGTTTACCTGGAGCCCAACCTGTTCAACGCTGGTGTTCGTCCGGCCATCAACGTTGGTCTGTCTGTTTCCCGAGTGGGTGGTGCCGCCCAGATCAAGGCCATGAAAAAGGTTTCCGGTACCCTTCGTCTGGACCTTGCCCAGTATCGTGAACTGGCCGCGTTTGCCCAGTTCGGCTCTGACCTGGACAAATCCACCAAGCTGAAATTGACCCGTGGTGAACGTCTGGTGGAACTGCTCAAGCAGCCCCAGTACAAGCCCATGCCGGTGGAAAACCAGGTGGTTACCCTGTACGCAGGCACCAAGGGTTTTCTGGACGAGATCCCCGTGGAAGATGTTCAGAAATTCGAGGCTGCCATGCAGGAATTCATGAACACCCAGAAGGCTGACCTGCTCAAGGAAATCAAGGATACTCAGGAATTGGGCAAGGAAACCGAAGAAAAGCTCGTGGCTGCCATCGAAGAGTTCAAGAAGACCTTTAAAGCCTAG
- the atpH gene encoding ATP synthase F1 subunit delta, which translates to MTGNIVARRYARALFAIGQEHGEAELKKYGSDLLQLTEVLESAPELMKLFRNPVFTVAEKKGVVSKVVAKTKSCKLVKNFCFLLADKNRLDCLPDIQAYFSILLDEVQGIVRGDLVTAIELNEPLKKKIKEQLEAQSGQKIVLEYGVDPDILGGLKLKVGDKVLDASIRAQLDILKENIKRGK; encoded by the coding sequence TTGACAGGGAACATAGTTGCACGAAGGTACGCCCGAGCACTCTTTGCCATTGGTCAGGAACACGGTGAGGCCGAGCTGAAGAAGTATGGCAGCGATCTTTTGCAGCTCACGGAGGTGCTGGAAAGCGCTCCGGAACTCATGAAGTTGTTTCGTAATCCTGTCTTTACGGTTGCAGAGAAAAAAGGCGTCGTTTCAAAGGTAGTGGCCAAGACCAAGTCCTGCAAGCTGGTCAAGAATTTTTGCTTTTTGCTGGCCGACAAGAATCGCTTGGATTGTCTGCCCGATATTCAGGCCTACTTCAGTATTCTTCTGGATGAAGTGCAGGGCATTGTTCGCGGCGATCTTGTCACGGCCATCGAGTTGAACGAACCCTTGAAGAAAAAGATCAAAGAGCAGCTCGAAGCGCAGTCTGGTCAGAAAATTGTCTTGGAATACGGGGTCGATCCCGACATTTTGGGAGGCCTGAAACTCAAGGTCGGGGACAAGGTCCTGGATGCCAGCATAAGGGCCCAGCTAGACATTTTGAAAGAAAATATAAAGAGGGGTAAGTAG